In Pseudomonas sp. PDNC002, the DNA window ATCTGGAAAAGGATTAGCCAGCAATCAAACATACAAACATACTTCGCCACCACCGACGCATCTAACGCAGAATCCCTTTCAAAGAAAAAGCTCTCAGCACTAATGGATCTTAGAAACTCCATTGCCCACCCCTCCACTTCATTTACATGGCCATCCACAGATGAGGTGAGAGATTATATTAAATTCTTAGGAATCTTAGGCGGCGCTCTTTCAGGGATATCTTCTGCATTCGCAGTAACTCTATGCCAAAACACTTAACTACTGTAGTGCAATTGCATCTTTGCCATTATTAATACTTAAGTTTACTCTGCTCCCGCTCCGCGAAATCGACGGGCCGGGTTTAGCAGCCTGAACGATCAGAGTGCGGAAACGCCTAGCGATTCCCGGCGATGGAATTCGCCCGAAATTTGCCTTTACGGTGAGCCGCATTGGGAGACCTTCGGGTCTGCCGGTCCTCTGGTCCCGGTCTGCTAACCCGATGCGGTTCCGCCTCCATTCTGTTTAGCGGCGGAGGGGGCGGTCCTACTGACCAGTAAAGGGCTCTCTCCATGGACGTTCTACCCTTACCCACCCCACTCCCCTTCCTCCGCAATCGCCGCACCCTGCGCGCACTGCTGATCGACGATCAGGTCTGATTCATCTCTCCGATTTCTGCCGCGTGACGGGTTACCAGTACGAGGAACGCATGGCGATGCGCATGGCCGACGACCAGATCGCCCAGGAGCGACTGCTAACTGAAGACGGGCTCAAACTCGATTATGTGCTGCTGAGCGAATCCGGCGCGTACCAGGCGATGATCCTTTTCAACGTGCCGGACTACGGCTCGCTGCGGCGCTGGATCAGCGGCACGGTGGTGCCACAGGTGCGCAGCCAGTTCAACGCCAAGGGCCCGCGCCATGTGCAGTTGCAGTTCGAACGGCAATGCCTGCGGGTGCTGGATTGGCAGGACGATCTCTGGATGCGCTTTGGCGATCTGCCGCGCGTGCTGGGTCGTCATTCGCCGGTTGCCGGGCGTAGCGGCTGGCGCGGTTGGGCGAAGCGGTTGCGGACGTAGGGCGTATAACGTTCGACGTTATACGCCGTTGGGGCCCAAGGTCGCGCCGAACCTGGCAATGGAGAGTGCGGCGCAGCGGCGTACAACCGCAAACGGTTGTACGCCCTACGGTGAAGTGGGTGGGGCCGTCCGCTGTTGTCGCCCGTGATCGATGGGTATCGCTTCGCTTCACGCCATCCTACGGGGCAGCCACGGCGTTACTCCGATATGAGGAGAATTCAGAGCCGGCCGGTCAGTTTCAGGACGGTAAAGACCAGTCCACCAATGGTCATCGCGGCCGAGAGAATGGTGCCCAGGATCAGCGGCACAAAGGCCGCGGGCGAGACATAGGGCGAGACTTCCAGCTGGAAGCCGGGACGAATGTGTTCCGGGGTCAGGCAGGTGATCTGGTATTCGCCGGGTTCGTTGCAGGCGAATTCGCCCAGGGGATTGCTGGCGTTGCCGCCCATGTCGCTGCGGCGCACGGTGAAGAGGTTGAAGCGGCTGTAGCGCTGGTACGGCACGGCGTGGCCGGAGGCGCGGGCGGTGATGGCGAATTCGGCGGCGAAGTGGGCGGTGCCGGCGACGACAGTGAAAGGCGGGAAGACGATGTTGATGACGTAGCGTCCCGCCCTGGGCAACGCGACCGTTTCCGGCCGGGTGGCGTCGGCCCAGCGCTGGCGAACGTCGGGGAAGATTACCCGGCGCAATTTGCCGATGCAGCGGGCCAGCAGGTACGCGCCGACCAGCATCAACAGCGGTGCGCCCCAGAGCAGGGTCGAAGGTTCAAACGTCATGGTCGCCCTGCCCGGTCGGACTCGTGAAGTAAGTGCTGGAAACTATACGGCACGTCGGCGGACTCCCCTGAGCACGACTGTGTGACGGTCGGTGAGGTTGCAATCTGCCGGTCGCTACGGGGCCGATCCTGCAATGTGCATGACGATATTCCCACGAAATTTTTCAAGCCTTTGAAAAACCACATTTTATTATTTTGTAACAACTGGCACGGCTGCTGCAGCAGATGTCATTGAGGCTTCCACCTCTCTTTCACGGAGCAGCCAATAATGATTACAGCGACCGATGCCTACGCCACCACTGCCGTGGATACGTCCGATCACTCCGGAGTGTCCTGGGCGGCGGTGTTCGCCGGGGCCGCCGGAGCGGCGGCGCTGTCCCTGATCCTGATTCTCCTGGGCTTCGGCCTGGGCTTTTCCGCGGTGTCTCCCTGGCCGGGTGATGGCGCGACGTTAAAGCAGATGAGCATTTCCACCATCATCTGGCTGATGCTGACGCAGATTCTCGCGTCGGGCCTGGGTGGCTATATCGCCGGGCGCCTGCGCGTGCGCTGGGCGACGCTGCATGACGACGAGGTGTATTTCCGCGATACCGCCCATGGCTTCCTGGCCTGGGCCATTGCCACGCTGGTAACGGCCACTCTGGTCGTCGGCTCGGTGAGCAGCATCGTCGGTGGCGGTTTGCAGGCCGGTGCCGCGGCGGCGACTACCGTGGCGGCCGCAGGTGCGAGCAGCGAGCGCGGCACGGACGCGAACTCGGCGTACTTCATCGACATGCTGTTCCGCGACAACCGTCCGGTGGCCGTCAGTGACGACGCCGCCCACGCCATCGCCACGCGCATCTTCCTGCGCGGCCTGGCCGACGGCCAGTTGGGTGCGGACGACCGTACCTACCTCGCCCAGGTCGTGGCCCAGCGTACCGAGATTGGCCAGGCGGAAGCCGAGCAGCGCATCGACCAGGTATTCGCCGCCGCGCAGCAGGCCAAGCTGAAAGCCCAGCAAGCGGCCGATACGGCCCGCAAGGTGGCCGCGGCTTCGGCGCTGTGGATGTTCATCGCCCTGCTCTGTGGGGCGTTCTTCGCCAGCTTCCTGGCCATCCACGGGGGCCGTCGTCGCGATGCGGTGGTGCTGATGACCAGCCCGCGCACCCAGCACTCCACTCTGTCCCGTCCTGCCCACTGACCGGAGGCACACCATGCGCTCGATTCTTCTGTATTTCCTCGGCGTTCCGATCCCGATCATCATCCTGCTCGCGCTGTTCTGGCACTGAGTGCCGACAGTCACGACAAGAAGCCGCCCTTTGGGGCGGCTTTTTCGTGGTGCAAAGGGTAGCACTGGTGCGGGGCTGGGACGCTCTCCTGCGGGTATCGATGCGTGGCGCGCTTTGCATGCCTTTCGCGGATAACGTCCGCTTGTGTCTGCCAAGGCCGAAGGTTCGTTCTGCGGTTGAAGGGGAATCCTCGCAGCGAACATGGGCAGCTCCCTCTCCTTGGGGAGAGAGTCGGCAAATTGATTTCCGAGAAAGACAGGGTCGATATGTGGGAGTCAGCCGCAGGAGCCGTCCATGGTTTCCTGACTCTCGCGGATGATGCGTTCGCCCTCGGCGCGCAGTTGCTCCCAGTTGGGGGTGCTCTGGCATTGCTCGGCGACGCGCACGGTGATTTCGCCGATCTTGTGCATCTGCCGGGCGGATTCGCAGATGCCGAGGTCGAGGGATTTGGCTTCCTGGCCGACGCGCTCCATGTAGGCCTGCCCTTTGCGCTGGGCGGCATCGCAGCCGCCGCTGAGGTCGACGGCGGCGATGTCGGCGGAGAGCGCCGATTCACCCCGGCGCTGGCCGGCGGCATTGTTGCCCGTCGCCTCGGCGGGCGAGTCAGGCTGCACCAGGGCGCTGTTGCTGAACACGCCGCTGGCGGTGGAGCCATCGGGGTAGCGGTATTTGCCCTGGCCGGTGAGCGTGCCGTTCTTCAGCTCGCCTTCGTAGCGGTCGCCCTTGGCCCACTGGATGACCGCCGGGCCGCTGAAGCTGCCCTTGTGCATGGTGCCTTCGGTCGTGGAGAACACCTGTCCGTCCACCAGCGACAGGAGGACACCCTTGCCATCGGCAAAGCCGCCCACGCACTGGCCGGACCAGATGTAGCTGGGGTTGGAGCGCTGGGCGTTCCAGTCCTGCACCTGGCAACCCTTGTCGGTGGTGGCGAACTGGCCGGCGAGGCACGGCGCGCTGACTGCTGCGGCGAGCAGGCTCGCCCATGCGATTCGATTCATTCGATCACCCGCTGGAATGGTCCGGAGCCTGATGGCTTCCCTGCGGGCGGAAGAATAGTGGCACGTCGACATTGTCGCTAGCGGGAGCGCGCTCTTGTCGGAGCGAGCTTGCTCGCGAACCTGGCATTCCCCGGCGCGGGGCTATCTCCTCACCCCGCCCTCTCGCTCTGGAGCGGGAACGGATCTCAGTAAACGTTCGGCACCTGCAGCTCCGAGGAAATCGGATGGCGGCGATAGCCTTCATGGCGCTGCCGCTCGGGCAGGCTGACGGCGGGCTGCTGCACATCCTGGTAGGGAATCTGCCCGAGCAGGTGGTGGATGCAATTGAGCCGGGCCTTCTTCTTGTCGTCGGCCTGCACGATCCACCACGGTGCTTCGGCGATGTGGGTGCGCTCGAGCATGATTTCCTTGGCTTTGGTGTAGGACTCCCAGCGGCGGCGCGACTCCAGGTCCATGGAGCTGAGCTTCCATTGCTTGAGCGGGTCGTTGATGCGGCTGAGGAAACGGTAGTGCTGCTCCTCGTCGGAGATGGAGAACCAGTATTTGATGACCTGGATACCCGAGCGCACGAGCATGCGCTCGAATTCGGGCACGCTGCGGAAGAATTCCTCGTACTGGGCGTCGGTGCAGAAACCCATCACCCGCTCAACGCCGGCGCGGTTGTACCAGCTGCGGTCGAACAGGACGATTTCCCCCGCCGCCGGCAGGTGCGAGACGTAGCGCTGGAAGTACCACTGGGTGCGCTCGCGGTCGTTCGGCGCGGGTAGCGCGGCAACACGACAGACGCGCGGGTTGAGGCGCTGGGTGATGCGCTTGATCACCCCGCCCTTGCCGGCGGCGTCGCGGCCTTCGAAGAGGATGACGACCTTGTGGCCGGTCTTCACCACCCAGTTCTGCAGCTTGACCAACTCGGCCTGGAGGCTGAACAGGGTATGGAAGTAGCGCTGGCGAGCCAGGCGCTCCTCGTGGGTTTGCAGGCTGCCTTCGCGCAGCCCCTGGTACAGGTCGAACAATTCGAGTTCGAGCTCTTCGTCGCGGTCATCCAGCAGATCGCACTGAACGCGTCGAGGGAAGTTCTTGTCATCGAGCAGCATCATGGTTGCCTTGTGCCGTCACTGGCTCCGTCACCGTGGCGGGTGACACTTTCATGACAGAAAAATGTAGTTACGCTTTATGACGGATTCATTACAGCCAGCTGAAGAATTTTCGTTCGAGGCCCGTACTAGAGCCTTTCTCGATCTGACATCCACAAGATTAAGAAGGTCTTAACGACCACTACCCCTCCGCTGAACGGTCCGCAGGTACGGCCATTCCGGCGACGGGCATAAGGCGCAACGGCAGCAGGCATCGCGGTGACAGGCGCGCGGGCCACGCGGCACCGCGCGGGAGGATGGATCAGGCGTCGGCGAGCGGACGCGGCTTGTTGACGTACTTGAAGGTGCCGGAGGACGACGCGACGACCACGCCGGCGCCGTTGCGCAGCTCGGCCTCGCAGAAGGCGATGGAGCGCGTATGGTGGCGCACGCTGCCGTGGGCCTCCAGCACCTCGCCCACTTCACCGCCAGGGCGCAGGAAGTTGGTTTTCATCTCCACCGTCACCACGCCGCGGCCGGCTTCGTCCGCATCACTGGCGCTGAGCGCCATGGCGACGTCGAGCAGGGTCATGATCAGCCCGCCGTGGGCATTGGCCCAACCGTTGAGATGCTGCGGTTCGACCCGCAGGACGAGGCAACCGGGGCCCACGCCATCCGCTGCCGGCGCATGGCGGAACTGCAGGAAGTCGAGCATGGGAATGGCGATTCCGCGGTGGGCGGTATAGAGCTTGAGCTGGTCGATATCGAGAGGCATGGGGACTTCCTGGCGCGACGAGTGGGGCCGGGCGATGTTCCCCGCTCCGGCCGGCGGACCGCAAGCCCGAAGGCGCATCATGCGCGTTGGGAATGCCGGAAGATTGCAGCGCCGCCCGTGCTGGCGGACGCCCCTCGCGGCGGGTAGTCAGCGGACCTTGCGGGTGCCGTTCTTCACGGTCTGGCGCTCGACGGCCTGGACGAAGAGTTCCTCGACCAGCAGCGACTGGAGCGGCGTGCGGGTTTCCAGCGAGATGCTCATGGATTCCAGTTTCTGGTTCACGCCCAGGCGCGCGATGCCGCACAGCAGGATGCGGTGAGCAGCGAAGATGGTGGCCTTGTCGACCTGTACTTCCCGTGGCTTGTCGCCATCGAGGTAGTTGACCTTCAGGACGATGGCGGTATCGCCACCGACGCTCAGGTTGAGCCAGGTGGCGATATTGAACTCGACTACCCAACCCAGGCCGGTTTTCTTGGCCACGGCTTCGCGGACCAGATGAGCCGGGACCGGCCCCAGGGGGGTGTTGTGGTTTTCCATGGGCGACTTCTGACTGCTGCGGGATAGAGCGAAATGCGCTAACGAGAGAGCCGAGTTTATGTGAGGCAGTTCAAGTTTTCAGGTGGTTTTTTGTAAGACGACGGCTACTGGGTAAGCAGGAAGTTACAGAAGCGGGCCGCTCTGGAATGGAGTTTTCAGCGCGGAACGGGATGCCAGCCTGGTCTGACGCTCCCTGGAGCGCCGGATACTGTCCGACGAAATGAACGGTCTGAAGGATTTGGGGTGGGCAAGGTCGCTCCCGCGTAGCGCCGAATCGACCTTGCCCTGCCTTGCATGCCATCGCATGCGCCAGCGGGGTGAGCCTTGCGGCTCCGTTGCTCAGGCCATCGCGAAATAGCTACGTGGCCTGTGTTCGCCCGAGCGGTTCTTGCGCACTTCACGGCGCTCTCTGAAGTCCAGTTCTTCCAGGGCATCCGTGCGTTCCTGCAGGTCTTCGATTTCCTGCGGAGTCAACAGCTTCCGATGTCGAGTCATACCTGCCTCCTGAATTCGTATGCCTCATGCTTTGGATTAGCACGCGAACAGGAAGATTCAACATCCGGGCGGGACGGATTGACCGAACGGTCAGGCACGATTGACTCAGGCAGGAAGCCCCACTCCCACAACCTCTAGACGGCTCTTGTAGGAGCGGACCTTGTCCGCGATCCAGCCGCCAAGAGGACTGGCCAGAATCGCGGACAAAGCCCGCTCCTACACAAGCGTTGTGTTCAGCGCAGGTCGTCGAGCAGGCTGGCGACCGTGACCAACACCGCGCCTGCCAACGCCTTCGAGCGCGCCCCGCTCCACCCGGTGCGCGCGTTGGGCGACAGGTTGTGGTCCTTGAACGGCATTTCCAGGGTCAGGGACAGACAGTCATAAGTGCGGCCGACATGGTTGCAAGCCAGGGTCAGGTTGGCCTGGCCCGGGGCGTCCTTCGGGTAACCGTGCACACTCTGGAACTCGCCGTTGGCTTCCAGGCGCTCGCGGAACAGGCTCTCCAGACGGTCCAGGCGCGGCGTGAACTCCGGGTTGCCTTCGCAGCCGGCGGCGAACACGAAGGGGATTTCCTCGTCACCGTGCACGTCGAGGAACAAGTCCACGCCGTATTTGGCCATCTGCTCCTGAACGAACAGGACTTCCGGGCTTTCCTCGGTGCTGGGCGCGGCCCAGGCGCGGTTGAGGTCCTTGCCGGCGGCGTTGGTGCGCAGGTGGCCGTGGAAGGCGCCGTCCGGATTCATGTTGGGAACCAGGTAGAAGTCGGCGCGCTCCAGCAGGCGCTGGATGTCGGCGTCGCCGGACTGCAGGCGCTCGATCAGACCTTCCATGAACCATTCGGCCATGTGCTCGCCGGGGTGTTGCTGGGCGATCAACCAGATCTTGCCCGCGCCCGCCGCGCCCTTGCCGATGCGCAACAGGGGCAGTTCGCGGCCTTCGAGGCTGTGGCCGGTGGCGAGCAGCTCGGCACCATTGGCCTGGGCGCGCTTCACCAGCTCGGCGTGGCGCTCGCGGCTGTAGGGCTCGAAGTAGGCAAACCAGGCCTGGGGCTGCTCGGCATCGAGGCTGAAGTGCAGGCCGTTGGAGTCAAAAGTGCTGGGTACGCGGAACCAGTCGCGCTGGTCATAGGACGCCACGGCGTTGTAGCCCGGCCAGCCGCCGGTATAGCTGGAGCCGGGGGTATTGGTCAGGCTGAACTGGTATTGCTGGCCGGGCTGCAGGCCTTCGGCCTTGAAGTGGAACCATTGGAAGTGCGGGCTTTTGGTGTCCGGGCGCAGCGCCAGGCGCACGTGGCGCGGGTCGCTGTGGTCGATGACCTGGATGTTGCCGCTGTCGAAATCGCAGTCGATCTTCATGAATTCTCCGTAGGCGCACGAACCTGAGGCGCCAAAGCCCTGCATTTTCGCCCTCCCCGACGCGTCTGTCATGTCCAGGTGACTTGCGCAAAATCATATATTATGTTCGTAATATAAATCGAGTAACGCTTATCCAAAGCCCTGCGCTGGTGATCCGGCGAGCGCGGGCTAACCTCGATTCACCCCTTTTTCCAACTCGGAGAGCACTGCATGAGCGCATACGATGTGATCGTCATCGGCGGCGGCCCCGGCGGCTACAACGCGGCCATCCGCGCCGGCCAGCTGGGCCTGAAGGTCGCCTGCGTGGAGGGTCGCGAGACCCTCGGTGGCACCTGCCTGAATGTCGGCTGCATGCCGTCCAAGGCGTTGCTGCACGCGTCGGAACTGTATGAAGCGGCGGCCGGCGGCGAATTCGCCAACCTCGGCATCCAGGTCAAGCCCAAGCTCGACCTGGCGCAGATGATGAAGCAGAAGACCGAGAGCGTGACCGCGCTGACCAAGGGCGTGGAGTTCCTGTTCCGCAAGAACAAGGTGGATTGGGTGAAGGGCTGGGGCCGCATCGACGGGCCGGGCAAGGTGGAAGTGACCGCCGCCGACGGCAGCAAGAGCTCGCTCACCGCGAAGGACATCATCATCGCCACCGGTTCGGAGCCCTCGCCTCTGCCGGGTGTGGAAGTCGACAACAAGCGCATCCTCGACTCCACTGGCGCGCTGTCCATCCCCGAGGTGCCCAAGCACCTGGTGGTGATCGGCGCCGGCGTCATCGGCCTGGAGCTGGGCTCGGTATGGCGCCGCCTGGGCGCCGAAGTCACAGTGATCGAATACCTCGACCGCATCTGCCCCGGCATGGACCTAGAAACCGCCAAGACCTTCCAGCGTGCGCTGACCAAGCAGGGCATGAGCTTCAAGCTCGGCTCGAAAGTCACCCAGGCCAAGGTCAGCGGCAAGCAGGTGACCCTGAGCGTCGAACCGGCCGCTGGCGGCGCAGCGGAGTCGATCCAGGCCGATTACGTACTGCTTGCCATCGGCCGCCGTCCCTTTACCCAGGGCCTCGGGCTGGAAAGCGTGGGCCTGGCCACCGACAAGCGCGGCATGCTGGAGAACCACGAGCACCGCAGCAGCGTGCCGGGCATCTGGGTAATCGGTGACGTGACCTCCGGCCCGATGCTCGCGCACAAGGCTGAGGACGAGGCCATCGCCTGCGTCGAGCTGATCGCCGGCAAGGCCGGGGAAGTGAACTACGACGTGATCCCCAGCGTGATCTACACCCATCCGGAAGTCGCCACCGTGGGCAAGACCGAGGAGCAGCTCAAGGCCGAGGGCCGCGCCTACAAGGTCGGCAAGTTCCCCTTCACCGCCAACAGCCGGGCGAAGATCAACCACGAGACCGAGGGCTTCGTGAAGGTGCTGGCCGACGAGCGCAGCGACGAGATCCTCGGCGTGCACATGATCGGCCCGAACGTCGGCGACATGATCGCGGAATACTGCGTGGCCATGGAGTTCCGCGGCGCCGCCGAGGACATCGCGCGCACCTGCCACCCGCACCCGACACGCTCCGAGGCGCTGCGCCAGGCGGCGATGAACGTGGACGGCTGGGCCATGCAGGCCTGACCGCTCGTCGCCCAGGACAAATGGCACGTGCGGCGCGATGGCGCACCCCAGAAATCGCTACAGGCCACGGATGACGGGGCCTGTAGCGACTGAAACAGTTTTATTTGCGACTATTTTGTGTACAACCGCGACATGGGTTGTGACTTTCTTCGACTCTGAATCCATCAATTGCGTGAACGAACACGAAAGTGGATGAACCGCTTTCGCCACCTTCGCAATGGATTACCACGCAGAGAGATCACAACCATGCATGCGACTCTTCGTTTCAACGAGGCTCTGCTGATCACTGGACGAGCCTTCCAACCCTTCAATTGTGTGACCTGGGTTGACCAAGGGGGCGACGGCAGCCTCGACCTGTCCGTCCTCGATCGCACCGGTACCCGGCTGCTGGGCCTTACCCGTATTCCCAGCTCCGCGTACTCCGACCCGGAGAAGCTCGAAGGCCTGCTCAACCAGGCTCGCGACGAGCTGAACCGTGAAGGCTACCGCCTGCAGGAATGGCACATGCCCGCCTGATCCGCAGACGCTCGCTGAACCAAAGCCCGGCCCAAAGCCGGGCTTTGTCGTTTCAGCGCCAGCCGTCGGCAACGCCTCAATTCTCCGTTTCGCTTGCCGATAGAGCCTTATCGGTCAGCCGCATCGTTTCAGCTTCGATTCCGAAGCGTGCCTGCCCGCTTGTCAGATTCCAGCGCTCTGACGCGGGGTTGTGCGGGCGCGGCGACCGACAATGATGGCAATTTGCAGCCATCCTGTGCTCTGCTTCGCACTGACTTCCAGTCGCTCCTTCAACCGGGCCTTCGGCACGCAGTACGGTCTTCGTTCAATGCTCGATCTGCAACGATATTTCTACAGCGGCGACACCCCTTCCCTGCTGGTTTTCGGCGAGCACAACAACGCACTGCTGCTGCTCTCCATCCTCATCGCCATCTTCACCTCGACCATGGCCCTGCAGTTGTCGGGGGTGGCTCGCCTGGCGCGCAGCCCGTTCTATCGCCAACTGGCCATCGGCACCGGCGCGGTGGCACTGGGCGGCGGCGTGTGGGCAATGCACTTCATCGGCATGCTGTCCTTCCAGCTCTGCGCGACGGTGCGCTACGACCCACTGATCACCCTGCTCTCCGGCCTGCCGAGCCTGTTCGCCTCGTGGATCGCGCTCAACCTGCTGGCCCAGCGCAACGTCAGCACTCTGCAATTCATCGGCGGCGGCGTGCTGGTCGGCGCTGGCATCGGCGCCATGCACTACAGCGGCATGGCGGCCATGCAGATGGCCCCGCTGCTGCGCTACGACCCGTGGATGTTCGCCCTCTCCATCATCGTCGCGGTGGTGCTGGCGGTGATTGCCCTGTGGGTGCGCTTCGGCCTGCGCCGCCATGTGAGGCCGAACCTGGCGATCCTGCTCAGCGGCATGGTGATGGGCCTGGCGATCGCCGGCATGCACTACACCGGCATGGCCGCGGCGCGCTTCGTCGGCCGGGAGGAGTTCGGCGTTCCGCAGGGCGTACAAGGCAGCTTCTACCTGGCCATGGCCGTGTCCATGGCGACCACCAGCCTGAGCATCTGCGTCGCCGCGGTGAACGGCCTGCTGCGCTACCGCCAGCTGTTCCAGGAACTGCAGCGCCGGCGCAAGCACCTGGATTCGCTGCTCGACGCCGCCGTCGAGGCCATCCTCACCATCGACCACAGCGGCGTGATCCGCTCGGTCAACCACGCCGTGCTGCGCCTGTTCGGCTGGCAACCGCACGAACTGGTCGGCCAGCCCATGCAGGTGCTGATGAACGAGGCTTACGGCCATCAGTTCCGCATGGCGCTGGAGAACTACAAACGCAGCGGCGAGCGCCAGTTCAACAACTCCGAACTGGAGCTGGAAGGCCTGACTCGCGACGGCCGGGAGTTTCCGGTGCGCGTCAGCCTCGGCGTCACCGATCACAACGGCAAGCCCTGGTTCGTCGTGTTCGTCGCCGACATCAGCGAACGCCGCGTGATGGAGCAGGCCCTGCGCACCCGCGAGGAGCAGTACCGTTCGCTGATCCGCAACATGCCCGGCATCGCCTTCCGGGTGCTCCCGGACGACGCCTGGAGCGTCCTGTTCGTCAGCGACGCGGTGGAGGCCGTCACCGGCTGGTCGGCGCAGGATTTCATCGACCAGCGCATCACCTTCGGCCAGCTCTACCATCCCGATGACCAGGAAGCGGTGAACGAGGAAGTCCGCCGCGCCATTGCCGAGCGCCGCAGCTACGTCGTCGAATACCGGCTGTTCGACCGCAGCGGCACCGAACGCTGGATCTGGGAAGGTGGCAGCGCCTGCTACGACGAGGCCGGCAACCCACAGTGGATCGACGGCGTGCTGCTCGACCAGACTGAAACCAAGCTGCTGAGCAACGAGTACGAAGGCAAGGTCACCGCCATCGGCCGGGCCATGGCGCTGATCGAGTTCGACCTCGACGGCCGCGTGCTGGCCGCCAACGAGAACGTCCTCGAGCTGTTCGGCTACAGCGAAGCCGAGGTGCTGGGCCAGAACCACAGCCTGTTCTGCCCACCGGATATCACCGGTAGTGCCGAGTACCAGGTGTTCTGGCAGGCGCTGCGGCGGGGCGAGTTCAGCGCCGGCGAATACCG includes these proteins:
- the ppk2 gene encoding polyphosphate kinase 2, with the protein product MLLDDKNFPRRVQCDLLDDRDEELELELFDLYQGLREGSLQTHEERLARQRYFHTLFSLQAELVKLQNWVVKTGHKVVILFEGRDAAGKGGVIKRITQRLNPRVCRVAALPAPNDRERTQWYFQRYVSHLPAAGEIVLFDRSWYNRAGVERVMGFCTDAQYEEFFRSVPEFERMLVRSGIQVIKYWFSISDEEQHYRFLSRINDPLKQWKLSSMDLESRRRWESYTKAKEIMLERTHIAEAPWWIVQADDKKKARLNCIHHLLGQIPYQDVQQPAVSLPERQRHEGYRRHPISSELQVPNVY
- a CDS encoding PaaI family thioesterase, coding for MPLDIDQLKLYTAHRGIAIPMLDFLQFRHAPAADGVGPGCLVLRVEPQHLNGWANAHGGLIMTLLDVAMALSASDADEAGRGVVTVEMKTNFLRPGGEVGEVLEAHGSVRHHTRSIAFCEAELRNGAGVVVASSSGTFKYVNKPRPLADA
- a CDS encoding M14-type cytosolic carboxypeptidase produces the protein MKIDCDFDSGNIQVIDHSDPRHVRLALRPDTKSPHFQWFHFKAEGLQPGQQYQFSLTNTPGSSYTGGWPGYNAVASYDQRDWFRVPSTFDSNGLHFSLDAEQPQAWFAYFEPYSRERHAELVKRAQANGAELLATGHSLEGRELPLLRIGKGAAGAGKIWLIAQQHPGEHMAEWFMEGLIERLQSGDADIQRLLERADFYLVPNMNPDGAFHGHLRTNAAGKDLNRAWAAPSTEESPEVLFVQEQMAKYGVDLFLDVHGDEEIPFVFAAGCEGNPEFTPRLDRLESLFRERLEANGEFQSVHGYPKDAPGQANLTLACNHVGRTYDCLSLTLEMPFKDHNLSPNARTGWSGARSKALAGAVLVTVASLLDDLR
- the lpdA gene encoding dihydrolipoyl dehydrogenase, which encodes MSAYDVIVIGGGPGGYNAAIRAGQLGLKVACVEGRETLGGTCLNVGCMPSKALLHASELYEAAAGGEFANLGIQVKPKLDLAQMMKQKTESVTALTKGVEFLFRKNKVDWVKGWGRIDGPGKVEVTAADGSKSSLTAKDIIIATGSEPSPLPGVEVDNKRILDSTGALSIPEVPKHLVVIGAGVIGLELGSVWRRLGAEVTVIEYLDRICPGMDLETAKTFQRALTKQGMSFKLGSKVTQAKVSGKQVTLSVEPAAGGAAESIQADYVLLAIGRRPFTQGLGLESVGLATDKRGMLENHEHRSSVPGIWVIGDVTSGPMLAHKAEDEAIACVELIAGKAGEVNYDVIPSVIYTHPEVATVGKTEEQLKAEGRAYKVGKFPFTANSRAKINHETEGFVKVLADERSDEILGVHMIGPNVGDMIAEYCVAMEFRGAAEDIARTCHPHPTRSEALRQAAMNVDGWAMQA